Genomic window (Lycium barbarum isolate Lr01 chromosome 2, ASM1917538v2, whole genome shotgun sequence):
TGCTTTGATCAGTGGAACTAATATGCTTTTCAAGTTTTCCGAAGACATATTTTAAAAAGGTAGCTAAGAAGGAAAGAAAAGACAAATAACTATTATATTAGGAAAGAATCGTACTCAGAACTCAAGATGCTGATGCTATGATCCATATTGAAAGTTGGTAATTGGATGGAAATGCAAGCAATTATAAGATTTATTTATAAACAATTCTAAACTACAGAATTTGCATGACTGAGAATTTATTAAAGTGCATAAGTCAAGGACCCACACGATAATATCAGTGATGCATCAAGTGTTGAAAAAATTCATGTAATATCACAAAAAGAAATACTTGTCTAAATTCATCCACCTTAACAGCATTCTAATGAGTCTTTATTTGACTTTAAGTTGGTTGACTGTTTCATATTCGCTTATCATCAATTGTGTCAGACCCTTAATTTGTTATTCATTGGCATTTACTGCTCTTGATTGCCATTGATTTGGAGCCTTCATCTGATATTAATTTGCTAACCGTTGATTTGGCTGTGAGACTCTATTCTCATTTGAGTTCTCTTCACCTAATATATTTTTTGTGAGGATACACATCTAGAGGAATTATTCTTTCTGAAATATATTGCGCTGGGTTTTCATTTGGTAATCTTTGTTAGAATGTGGCTCCTAATTTTGTACTaaaagagcttgttgaatcctgaggATACatccataccgggtgaaatatgtttaaggacagtgtcttaattgacacGCCTCAAGCTTTCAAGAATTTCTCTATAAgggttcgtgatcaagtattttccgatAAAATTcatgatcaagtattttccgtaagGTTTCTAACATCAAGTTGGGCCGCTGTGTACCCTCTATAAATACTTGACATTTTCTATATTGTATGCCTAGCATAGCAGAGACGTCCACAATCTTGACTAGCATACTATCTTTTCCTCCTACCCCACTAGAAAAAAGACTCCATTccccaaaaaacaaaacaaagttgTCGTGTTAGAAAATGGCTCCAGTGCCAAGTTTTCCTGTTAAGGTTGGTCACATTGATGATGTCCAAGAACTGAAAAAGACTAAACCATCTTCTATTCCTGAAAGATTTGTAAGAGACGTGATAGAAAGGCCTAAACTTGCCACAGTTACTACTCCTTCATGTAACCTTAACATTCCTGTTGTTGATTTGTCCAAAATCTTGAATAGCCAGGATTTCCACTATGAAATCATGAAGCTTTCCAGTGCCTGTGAAGAGTGGGGATTCTTTCAGGTATGTAACTTCTGTTTACAGCCTATTGATTAAAAATTTCAAACTTCTAATTTTAGTTTATGATTGTTGTAGGTGATTAACCATGGGATTGACTTGGAGTTGCTTGAAAGGATGGAGAAAATAGCCATGGAATTCTTCATGCTACCTTTAGAGGAGAAACAGAAATATCCAATGGCTCCTGGAACAGTTCAAGGTTATGGTCAAGCTTTTGTCTTCTCAGAAGATCAAAAACTTGACTGGTGTAACATGTTTGCACTTGGTGTAGAACCCCATTTCATTAGGAACCCAAAACTCTGGCCTACAAAGCCACTTGATTTCAGGTAAGCTTAAACTTCAGCtacaaaaaaaagttacaaaaataCAACTGTTGGATAAGCAAATGAAAGCACTTGTAAATTTGTGGGGGACCACCTTAGATTGGTACTAGTTTAAACAAGAAAAgttctttttttattttgtacAATGGTGTCAATTTGTGCACACCTGATGATATACTCTCACCAACACAGCTATTAAGTAACTATGAAATAAAGGCTTAGTTAGATGGAAAAGTTGGTGGGGACCACCTAATTAGGTTGAGTACTAGTTTAAACAAGAAACTCTGAAATAAAGGCTtatagatgaaaaaaaaaattacggaTCGCTGTGTGCGTCTAGTGGAATTTGAAGCCTGATATCTCATTATTTTCATCCCTTAACCGTTAAGTCACACCCTTGGATGCTCAATGTTCGTTCTCTCTTTTTTGCAGTGAAACAGTAGATATATACTCAAGGGAGATAAGGAAACTATGCAAGAATTTGTTAAAATACATAGCAATCAGTCTTGGACTAAATGAGGATATTTTTGAAGAAATGTTTGGAGTAGCTGTACAAGCAGTGAGGATGAACTACTATCCAGCATGTCCTAGACCTGACCTTGTTTTGGGCCTAAGTCCCCATTCTGATGGAAGTGCACTTACAGTGTTGCAACAGGGTAAAGGCAGCTCAGTTGGCCTACAAATACTTAAAGACAATGTTTGGGTGCCTGTCCAGCCAATTCCAAATGCACTTGTTATCAACATTGGTGATACCATTGAGGTGTGCATTCTTTTTCCAATTCTTGGACCTCCTTTtactttttttaataataaagCCTTTGACCTTTGTATTCATTTGTCGATCTTTGTTAGTTCCATCCGAGTTCGGTTTTCTAATATTGTTTTGTAAAACAGGTTCTAAGTAATGGGAGATACAATAGTGTGGAGCACAGAGCAGTGACCCACCAAGAAAAAGATAGACTATCCATTGTGACATTTTATGCACCAAGTTATGAAATTGAGTTGGGACCACTGCAAGAACTAGTTGATGAAAATAATCCTTGCAAGTATAAAAGGTACAATCATGGAGAGTACAGCATGCACTATGTTACTAACAAGCTTCAAGGCAAGAAAACTCTTGAGTTTGCCAAAATCTAAAACAACTAATCCTAGAGACACCTTATTAACTTGAGATGTAGAATATTGACATAATGTCTTTGTAAATTCAATGAAGATGCTAGTTGGCAGTTTGTACTGTTACTATGGAAAGTTCTCTTTGTATAACCTACTTATTTATTACATAATGGAAGCAAAGTGGGGTCTTATGTTTGACAATTGTACCCTTTAGTCTTTTTGTCCTCTTTTTCTCTTATTGCTTTTCAAAAAGAGCTACTCTCTACAGTCTAAGTGGGAGCTTCAAACTGAAGAGATGTCACTCTTCACTATTATGCCTACAAGATTCCCAATCAGGAAAGAAGCATTGCAAATTAGGAGCAAGCACCACCACCCCATGTTTTTCAATAAATTCACTTCACTTAATTCAATAGACAAACCATTGGCTTTCCATTATTTAAGGGAAAAAATGTCCAACTTTTCTTTATGACTAGTGGAGGAAGATTAAAGATCCCACTAGGCACTAGTATACAAGTTGTCACGGGGTTTTGGTCAATCCTATGTTCAAACTTGAAACtaaatttaagtaataataacaaGAAGAGTTGGCTATAGCAATTAGAGAAGTGTCACCCTGGTCATTATACAAATATTTCCCTGCTGGCGCAATTATCtagtatagagagagagagaggggtaaTTCTCTTAGATTTCCTTGTTTTAATTCTTGTAAATTGAATTAATACACATATTTAGGATTTAGGAACAACAGTGAAATTTTAGCTTTCGGGTTTAAGAAGTACGTAAAATAAAGCAAGTTAGGCTTAGTACTTGCTTCACCTAAGTGCACAAAGGTTACAATTAAGCCAGAACATATGTAGCTAGCCACTGTTTTAAAAATTCATCCCGAAGAAAGAAAAAAGGAGGAGGAATGTTGTGCCATATCCACAGCAAAGATAACGAAATCTTCACAAGGAATCTAAACCAAGATATATTCGTAGTACTTCATTGACACATTTGAATGTGACATTCGTCTTGAAAATGATCCATTAAGTAATTCTCCTTCGCCAGGTGCGAGACAAAGAGATAAAATGCATGATATGTATCTTTTATATAAGTTTTATCGCTTAGTTATGAATAATCCATATGTTTTTTATACCACTTCATACGCACTTATTTATTGGTAAATTAACATGGTTTGATGTATTCGCCTGTTAGTTGCTTATTCTTTTTGCTTTGCTAGTTAGTATGACAAAAGTCAGAATAGAAGTGTATGCCACTGAATTGAGTGCCTTCAAACGTTAATAATACTAGAGTATGATTTTTATTCATATAGTTAACATGggggtaaaaaggaaattcaATGCTTGAATTTGTAACACCGCATTTCGAATTGTGGCCTTAGCTATTAACCATTTCGGATGTGTAAATACTTACTCGTTTGGGAGTTATCACCTAATTAATGGGTGcataatatgtatatgaatatatacCACTATCAATTAACCATgattaataatatattttttttatttcattcaataACTTAACCATGGTATAAGTTGAATTAGTTTGATGTAAGTACCTGGTGCGGCGGGGTACATATTTACTGGATGGAATGTTCCTTGGAGATTAATAAATTACCTTCAAATCAactattttttgtttttcttccgTCATTTAATCAAAAGCAAAAATATTACATCATAATTTGATGTTTGAAAAAGATTTAGTTTATTAGTTCGATTATGAACTAACCATTTACCATCATTCATGATCCATTTTTTTATGTAAAAAGGAGAAATTTGACTTAACTCTTTTTCTAATTTATATCACTATCTTCGATTACACTTTTCTAATTTTGGGAAATAAAAACTCCAACCCagctttttcttctcttttctttttgttcaCGTATTTGATTGATTGGGGACCCCCACATCTCTTTGTATCTCAAGATTAAGAATTGGAGGGAAGATCGAGTAGTTACATCAGAGAGTAGCTAAAGGGTCCCCCCCAACAATGGTTGGAACCCATGTTTGAGAtaccaaaaaagaagaaaaaaggagcACCTTGGCCTTATAGATCTTTAACTTGGTGACATTAATGTACCCCCACCCCCCAATTCACTTTTATTAGTACTTCTTCTCATTCAAAATAATTGATGTTTTAGTTTTGAGCTCATAGATTAAGGAATTCACGTACTCCTAAAAATTAAGAGGAGTTTTGATTTAAATACCCTTAATTATGATTTTTCTTTTAGGTTGACATAATTATCACGAGGATATGAAATGTGTCaaggaaagttttttttttttttttaaagaaaagaaataaatacatCTTAATTTTGTGAACATCAattacttgtcacgacccaaacggagggccatgacgggcacccggagctaacccaccggacACCTCTCATCATACATTCACAAACataactaggtgagccacatagcctaCTCATAATCTCTATGCATCTGTAATACACTTTCCATCGGGTTAAGatacttttatatcaacatcaacaaacatgcccatatacatatatatacaagccgacgaggctgacaaaatgatatacaaaatatgagccgacaaggctacaagacatctagtTGTActcaactatctacgagcctctagaaagagtatgtgacatcatcatcatatagacgggacagggccccgccatgcccatatatacacaaaagaacagTACCAATAGCTATAACTCCGaatcaagtggagctcctctaagcaatcgctg
Coding sequences:
- the LOC132626849 gene encoding protein SRG1; the protein is MAPVPSFPVKVGHIDDVQELKKTKPSSIPERFVRDVIERPKLATVTTPSCNLNIPVVDLSKILNSQDFHYEIMKLSSACEEWGFFQVINHGIDLELLERMEKIAMEFFMLPLEEKQKYPMAPGTVQGYGQAFVFSEDQKLDWCNMFALGVEPHFIRNPKLWPTKPLDFSETVDIYSREIRKLCKNLLKYIAISLGLNEDIFEEMFGVAVQAVRMNYYPACPRPDLVLGLSPHSDGSALTVLQQGKGSSVGLQILKDNVWVPVQPIPNALVINIGDTIEVLSNGRYNSVEHRAVTHQEKDRLSIVTFYAPSYEIELGPLQELVDENNPCKYKRYNHGEYSMHYVTNKLQGKKTLEFAKI